A part of Ptychodera flava strain L36383 chromosome 11, AS_Pfla_20210202, whole genome shotgun sequence genomic DNA contains:
- the LOC139143574 gene encoding solute carrier family 35 member F5-like, with translation MATVNSYSLNVGRSRRITIGVITLLVVDIIWVASSELTRYIFKAEDYEKPFFSTYVKTSMFMLYLLGFLFWRPWREQCCVRSRTKSLALNLDPETATEESDIEQDNDLSDPLYIPLKYNDSDKDSLSSRSSSLSDLTDGEKVNKINKKGVRFSNVLEVRHMSDTQAEAAKMARLSYAASLKAKEDAMKAANKLPVCEVAKLSLLFCLVFFLGNISYQEALADTQVAVVNILSSTSGLFTLVLAAMFPSSHGDKFTLTKLVSVLFTIAGIVLVCMSDNSVQDDQVQLGALWALCGALLYAVYLVMLKRKVDNEERIDIPMFFGFVGLFTLLLLWPCFFFLNYTHWEGFELPSKMALIYLAVNGLVGTVLSEFLWLWGCFLTSSLIATLSLSLTIPLSMLLDIMLNRVVFNWMFFAGTVPVFLSFFVVALLSHYDDWDPVLLGLKHLIFCIYRKRTTPFRIPEDKEQRESLILNMHNMRDSKDGMECCSS, from the exons tatattttcaaaGCGGAAGACTATGAGAAGCCATTTTTCAGTACCTATGTCAAGACATCGATGTTCATGCTCTATTTACTGGGTTTCCTCTTCTGGAGACCCTGGAGGGAACAGTGCTGCGTCAGATCCAGAACAAAATCCCTTGCCTTG AATTTGGATCCTGAAACAGCAACAGAAGAAAGCGACATAGAACAAGATAATGATTTA AGCGACCCTCTGTACATCCCACTGAAATACAACGACAGCGATAAAGACAGTCTGAGCAGCAGAAGTAGCAGTTTAAGTGATCTTACCGATGGTG AAAAAGTTAATAAAATCAACAAGAAAGGCGTGAGATTTAGCAATGTACTTGAAGTCCGTCACATGTCAG ATACTCAGGCAGAAGCAGCTAAAATGGCCAGGCTATCCTACGCAGCGTCTTTGAAAGCCAAAGAAGACGCCATGAAAGCTGCTAACAAGTTACCAGTCTGTGAGGTTGCAAAACTTAGTCTGCTGTTCTGCTTGGTG TTTTTCTTGGGCAACATTTCATATCAAGAAGCGTTAGCCGACACTCAAGTTGCTGTTGTAAATATTCTTTCCTCAACATCGG GTTTGTTCACCTTGGTGTTGGCTGCCATGTTTCCCAGTTCCCATGGAGACAAGTTTACACTCACCAAGCTTGTATCAGTTCTTTTCAC TATTGCTGGTATTGTGCTTGTGTGTATGTCCGACAACTCAGTCCAGGATGATCAAGTTCAACTTGGGGCACTGTGGGCGTTGTGTGGGGCTCTCTTGTATGCTGTGTATCTTGTCATGTTGAAACGAAAAGTGGATAATGAAGAGAGGATAGATATTCCAATGTTCTTTG GTTTTGTGGGTTTATTCACGCTGCTGCTGTTGTGgccatgttttttctttttaaattacacTCACTGGGAAGGGTTTGAACTGCCAAGTAAAATGGCACTGATATACCTAGCTGTTAATGGTCTTGTTGGTACAGTGCTTTCAGAGTTCCTCTGGCTATG GGGATGCTTTTTGACGTCTTCTCTCATAGCAACACTGTCGCTTAGTCTGACAATTCCTTTGTCTATGTTGTTAGATATCATGCTAAATAGG GTGGTGTTTAATTGGATGTTTTTTGCTGGGACAGTGCCGgtgtttttgtcattctttgtgGTGGCCTTGCTCAGCCACTATGATGACTGGGATCCTGTGCTCCTCGGACTAAAACATctcatattttgtatttatcGTAAAAGAACAACGCCTTTCAG GATACCTGAAGACAAGGAACAAAGAGAAAGcttgatattaaatatgcataACATGAGAGACAGCAAAGACGGTATGGAATGCTGCTCAAGCTAG